In Metopolophium dirhodum isolate CAU chromosome 9, ASM1992520v1, whole genome shotgun sequence, the genomic window tacctgtttacgtggaactttgttttaaattttcaatctttagctataaaagttgaacattttataaatttaactacaaaatcatttttcaattttcaatttgataaattttataaaaatgtgagctttaaatgcttgtaaaaaaaattgtgcctatgtatttttactatttttcaactgttaggtattataacaatatatcagaagccttgtattcaatttttcacttttttgacccaacaaaaaaaatttgatttacatcatttatagaaaaaaattaattttgatctcccgaatgcaccaaatagattcactttcccatcgaacaagatactgaagatgaaaatcgaagcattatttcgactatacttatcgtgtacacagacacaaaacataaaaataagtaaaatcaatacataatcGCTCCGCTCAGTCTAGAAAAAacgtttcgaaaaaaaaataaaaaatttatgaatacctacttactaattaatattaaataacaaaaggactacctaaataaaatttgtatttattattatgcgctAAATTAATAGTGTCCAAAGTTACACAAAAAACACCGCTTTTTAAACATACTTTAcagttaaactttttttttttattagataacttgtattttatactcatttacctataatatagtgtatacctacaaaattaaaaattcattgaaAACAACCACACTTCAATAACGCATTATATTGTTACTTGTACTTTGTACAAATTACAACCATAGTGgcgtgtatcataaaaaaaatgggtgctagtaaaacaattttaggtGATCCCTTTCGGCtatcactcataatattattataccgaacCATAAAATGTCCTATTTTtcttctattaatatttaatactcacCCACCTATATTTAAGGTGTTTTCTGAGCAACACTTGGaccctatattatacatttacacgcCACTGATTACAACTATCTGGGTATCAAACATTCAAACATAAACAAAAGTCCTAATCGTTAAATCGTGTATATTAACACgggttattattgtattatttagaaattacaaaaattaataatcctctatcaaaatgaaaatgaaaatctaaaaattgcATTCctagttgttttaaattttaatttaaagggTAATCGAAAGGTATAATACAAATAGTATAGCGTAGGTAGATCTAAGGTATCTACTGCAGATGGCGTGGGCGAACGCTATTAAGTTGTATACAATAGTTTGAATATTAGTAACCTATATTGATGTCTGATAAGCAGTGTTGCATCCTATAGGATTTTTTttgtggagggggggggggttgcaacatattttttaaaacaatattataaatacatatttttaaaaaaacactattattacttattagttattatattataaggtaatttcatattattaattatataatgtacaatacgtgtatacgtatttataagttataagtaggtataaaagtttatacattcctaggtataatattataagttttatgcCACAACTTACAATGTAACTATTTGTATTTAACATATATACAATGTGTACATGTCTGTgacaaatcaatatatttaaattcggGTTTTTTACGGTTTTAAGTATGGACATTTTAATCGAATGACCCaagattcaaatttaaaaatgttcaaaagaattgtattaaatttttacattttcaagataATGATTTTTGgtgatgttttttaaaaaaaatattaaaactatctaAAAATCGACCAAGTTAAAGCAAATTAAGTTGTTTTTCTTCGTAAGAATTAAAGTTACCTTATAGTTAGCAAAACACGAATCGCATAATAAATATCGATTGCAACTCTGATTTTTTTATGACAAtctgtgtaaatatataattatcagtgaagcatgtaaaaatgtattttaagaaaaaaaatttaaatattttgccaTTTAATTAGAATTTACACACTCATTACTGTAAAAaactgcattaaaatatattgattttccacggAGATACTAAGGGTGATATAGAATTTTTGGGACATACACGTTATGTATAGCACGGCTAATAGTCCAAAGGGGCCAGGCGCCCAGGCCCCTCTGCCCCTTTTAAGTCCGCCTCTGCTGATAAGTGATCCATTGATGTCATcaacatatacatttaatatattatatatattatatttatggctATATACCAGTATATAGTATctattacgtatataataatcgGGTCAAATCGTTATATAGGCGAATGACGAAAACATCAACAAGTCCccctcatatataatataaatgagaaAAATAGCAGACGTACAGTCCACCCCGAGCTGGGGCGGGTTGACCGTTGACCTTGTTTAAAAACCCAATCAATCGCGTGCGTCCATAACTTAATATACctgcaataatataaattatatatatatatatatcaatgcGTGCATATAAAAGTCCACTCCCCCTTGCAAGAACCAGCAGGACCCTGTACCGCTCAgcacacatcatattattaatatattattaggtatataagcTATACCTgtgtatattacatttacatatatctatatacttCCTATCATTATATACCGTTACCGcgtgagtataatatgtaaatgtggTGGTCGGCAGTCGGCACATTGGCAGTCCGTTTTTCACATTACCGGCGACGGCCGCTGACGGCTTTttcgttcttttttttttatcacgagACACGTCCGTCACTTCGCCGATGTCACAATAGTACACAATTATGTTTCGGTCTTGTTTTTGTTGCGGTCTCGCTCCTCCTCGTCGTCGCCGCAGTGTTGTGGCGTCTCTGCCGCCGAAAGACCTCGCCGTTACGCCGGTCCTTACCACATTGGCAACGGCTAAACGCAGATACAGATTTCACAATTCCGTGCACCGGGACAAACGAAATAAACTGCACCGTAAACAGAATATATCTCTCAATCACACCGTGTTCGTAGTGCCCAGGCACGTACCGTCGTGTTCGCCGACCACCGTCGAGTAAGAtctttacataaaatatataactaggcTTCATTACATATTTTGATCCATCGTATTTTCTCCATACGACCATATACATGCATTTGGTATAATATTCATGAAAATGGCACCACTCTAAGTATGGGTTGAACTCTAAAGTCGCGACTACCTATATGGATAtgcctgtatagtgtatatagtgTTGTAGGACTAcactgtaggtatattatgtgcaGACTTAGGTATAATactcttaaaaattatttttaataaatactcgaatacctacttatgaaaaatagtattaagATTTCAGAATATGTATACGAAtactaattcataaaaatagacaatagtattccgaataaactaataaagtattccaaatattttttagttttcgttttaaatattaaaccaacGATACTTTTCTTCGAGAAAATGAGAAATTAGCACCaatatatagaatttaataattctaaatataatataattaaagttgTTCATTcgaattgtgtataatattgtaaatatttccaGAATAACAAGGAAActagaaaacaattattattgttaataaagtatttttttttaagaataaaaacttttaaaaaatattctaaatagtcatttaaaatacttttgggaaaagtattccgaataacgaaatagactgattatgtttttttttttttatttttataatttttatttacaatctgttacaataaaatgaacaataagtaaaatagataatagaatAAGTGGCTTGAGGAAAGGATGGATTTAAGAAGCTTTCCAGTGAAGACACTTTGTCAGAGACTGATTATGTGGCATAATTTATGTCCAGCTAAGGATATAAGATTGGGCTAGGGCTATATATATGTGGATAagacgtaaatataatatgtacctactataattggGGCGAgagtatttttaagttttaacgaaTATCACTTAGCTTATCTGTGAAatgtgtaaaaacatttttactattgtatctacctacatatctatatattatactataatatacatgtacacGAAAAATCACACCATCCCCTCATTGTATCAATGAataacagtatatatttttgacagcaaatctacatttaaatatataagtatttaataataattagttgtacacgtattatatacaggtacaatatatacctattgtagcCTGAAggtatattaaactataaatgcataactatatacaaaaaattaaatttggaaaaactaATGACCATAGCCCGTAATAACTAATgttttggataaaaaaaaaaaataggcataggtatataatatacataaataacagCGTACCTGAATTTTTTTTGTCGTCAGTTTTGAGTCTTCTATGAGAACAACGTTTTCCATGACCGTGGTACCGGAGACCAGCAGACAGGAACACAACAACAGAAAAATATCCGATATAGACTATGACATCCGTCGTACTCCCATTCGTCGCGCGGAATCGCCTGGCGGCGGAATCAAATCGTCAGACGAAGAATATGATGCCCGGCGACAAACTCCGGCCAACCACACGCCGTCAAATATTCCGGTCGAAAACCCTGGTGGCAGCGCAATATTGGGAACTCGACTTGTCGACCCCGACGATCGGCTTCTGCCACAACAGCAACAAGTGATTAGCGATCAGAAAAAATCACCGACGCAGTCTGAAATGAATGATTTCGATACAGATCTCGTCAAACCGGCCAGTGTTAAGCAGCAGTGTTCGACTGCAGGCGCAGAGGTTCAACCGCAAAACGAGTGAGTCCATCACGGCCGCTCTTATTGGACTTACGAGGCCTAGGGAAAAATATCAACGTGTGCAGTGTTAAATTTAAGGGGGGCCAGAGAGGCCCGCCCTCCCCACCCCTATTGACCCAGCATCTAGGTTAATAAACTGggcagttttaaatatttgtgtcgtAAAACTTGGAAAAATACAAAggaccccccaaaaaaaattctAGATCCGCCACTGAATTTGCATGGCCCTCGCCCCTCCTAGAGACCTTCTACCTAAAtacttaaacataaataaaactttttattataattataattttagaaaaaaattacagtagattatatacaatatgcaaATTTCattgaacgtttatattagtattttctatacaccaattttcaaaatattttgattcatgttgagctatttattggaatatgaaatattctattattattatttttttatcaatatcgataaaaaatgtttgctcCGTCAAGACTTTAAAACGTAATATAAGGTTCCTTGCAAGTTGTGTtagtgaaaattttaaaaaaaattgagcgtaAATCAACAATAGATTTTTATAAGCCATGAGCGtctaaagtttgaattttgacaaaattttttttctataaatgtcaataaaattgtatttgttggattaaaaatcttgaaaatttaatacaaagctacacagttttacaatatcagtttaaaaatattaaaaatagatagacaagatttttttataagcatttcaattttaaagttcaaattgaataatactataaattatattttattatatatttatatcatataaaattactttttcattCAGTTCAAAAAAAAGTTTGACTTCCAAATGCGAGGCCCTGGGCCCCGCAAGACCCCCGTAAGAGCAGTCCTGAAGTCCATACTCCATACAATGCAGAGCCGTAGTCAGAAAATTGTTTGTTCGTGAGGAGAGgcacttaatacattttttcttatagTTTTGCCTAGTTTTTCTGTACACTTGCCCCCAGTGCATCCCATTGGTTACGGAACTGATACAacgtacaaactacaaactcaATAATAGTGTGTACATTTATACCTaagcgatatattatatagacgcgGTACGACTAGGATAGGATTAGTCTATCATATACTCATCATGGGGTCATCTAGGAGTGCTGGACGACTCCCTTCCGACAAtgggtatttatatttattctcatatatatgtatattatatatatttttcttacgGTTTACTAACATTTTGGGCCCTACCAGACGAGTCTAAAGGAGGTATCGCTGAGTAGTGAGTACGGTGACAGTATGTTAGCACCTGCAAGCAAGCTTATCCATTTAGAAAAATACACCTGTtgtgttcattattattttcattatattttcgaGTTGGACGGTAAAGGAATCCAATTGTTACACCTCTGTAGTTTGGCAAAagtattaatgatttttttactactgaaaaataaaataggaaCATTAATTTCAATTACATACATGCATAATATGAGATGACTGAGATTATAgtctacaaaaattatttacttgcgTCTGTCTCCTTTGGCAAAGTAACACGTACCTATCAGAATTCAGAGAGAAGGGCAATGACATTTTCGCACTTCGAAGTCTATCTAgggtttttaatgaatttattcgtAATTTGTTTTCATACAGTAAAAAACCTGTGGCTGAAGTAAAACCTACGAAGTCTGTCGTGCAACCACCGGCGCCACCCGCAGCACCAACGGTCGAAAGGAGAAGGTCCGTCGGAATGAACCTGAAAAAACGACCTAGTGAAATTAGACCAAATCTCACTCCGTTCAACGAACCTCAAAGAGCTCTACATTTGGTTTCTACTCAGATCAATAGTCCGGAATGGTATAGTTGATGGAACTTACTAAAAATTACAATCACAACTTTGGCTAGTAGGGGAGTGAACATGGGCGCTTAGCTCCGCCAAATGAATATCTGTATGAGCCTCCCCTAATACCAGAGATAAAAATAAGAAAGCTTTCGGACCCACCCTATTCTTTCCACAAAAATATAACCCACTGAGCACTATATCATTGTTATACCTGAACCTGGTTTATACAAgcaattagtttattatgtcattatttttatcgattaaCAAGTTATACGGTTACGTTATAACAGGGAAGCGGCCGTCACGGGTCTACAGAATATTTCACGACTGTCCATGTTCCACAGTAAAGAACTGCGTCCGGGTTCATTGCAGCCATTCGCTCGCAATGTGGCTAAACATATTAAATGTCTCCGATCTCAGGTGGCGCGAGCCGCGTGTACGGCTGCACAGAAAATGTTTACCTACGTACCGAAATCAATGGAACCGGTACGTCGACGACACTGCTAACGGACCGCCGAGGCAATAAACagacattcaaatattttttgaaatcgtaacatttttgtttaggaCGTTGAAGAAATCGCATCGGCACTGTTTCCGCGTACAGCGGACACCAATAAATTTCTTCGGGTGCAGAGTGCAGAAGCTTTGAACGCAATGGTCGACAACGTAAATCCCGTAAAATGCGTGCATGTGATCACAGCTAAAGGGATAAAGTGAGTTTTGTCGCATCATCTAAAACGAAATtggatataatatagaataagaaaagtaatttttacatttaattttctaGACATGGAAATCGAATGGTCCGTGCTGAAGCGTGCCGTCTCTTAGCCAGAGTGGTCGATAAACTCGGAGTCAGTGGAACTCTTCATTTACCAACAGATGCTAGAGATGCAGTGATAACTGCTGCCACTAGCATGGTATTCGACAATACGCCTACTTCTCGGTAAGTAATGAATCGTAACTATAACACTAATTGAAGATTGATTTCGTATAACTAGAAATATTTTCGTATGTTTTTAGTCAAGCCGCTCAACATATATTAACTAGATTGAGCGAAGATCCGAGAGGTGCAGCATTAATATCATCAGCAGCTTCACCAAATGTAAAAGCTACATTAAATAAATCGTTGTCAAGAATATttcttaaatgaaatatttttttgatcaacaattattgatttgttaaaatcaagtgaacatattaatatattttaacctataacattttgtacaatcttcattaaaatattttttttatcatttttattaagaatggtaatatatttttatttacataatattgtttttatatttacataatttcgtaattattcattgttttttatgactaaaattaaaacaacataaataataaaggaATACGgaaaagatattaaaatatgtacacaatattgttgtgacaaataacaaaatactagttaaattaaaataaataaaaacaaattacaagtaaatagtaatacataataataacatttttacttgGTTTAATTTATGGTGATGGACTACAGCATTGTTTATAAGCTTAAATTTAAAGTGTTTATTGTAGTTTTGACCGCTCAATGGCAGTATTATGATCAtcctgaaaatataaaaattatatgatttggTCCACAGgctatattttagtaaattaaaataaattaaatattaacctcACTATAATCCAAAATTGGTACAGTACTAGAAGtggacaaatttaaaaataatgttaattttgaatatcaaatgtttagctaaaacaaaatgttaacaACTTACGTTTCATACAATGAACCTGGTATGTTTTCTTCAACCCATTTTAAATCATCATCCTATAGATTatcaatcaaaattaatatatttaatgcaatactataaaaaaattaaatacatacaagtTGTGTTTGACTTTTAGTGCTACTATTTGAAGCGGGATAGTCTTTGTATGGTGTCACATTAGAATTATTGTGGTTGGTATTTGTAGTGGTTCTCATCTTAACATctgaacaaatataataaacattgaaaaaaatctttataagtgcaataataaatattttatacctccATTAAAAGtatctttaataaataattcggTTTCGTCTCTATCATCATCTGGAGCATCTAACAATGGAGTAAATGCATATCTATGTAACATAAcaagtattgaaatattaattattattatgaatttaaaaaaaaactatatgttAACCTTTGATTGTTATTAGTTGGTCTCCAGAGTATCATAATCACtagtaaaattatagaaaactcAATATGCCAAAATGCATCGTCTAGCCATTGTTCCTTCCAATTCTacattattgacaaaatattaatgtttattaaataatttaatacattttttaattaacttacacCACCACAATCTGACAATCGTTGTGTTTTTATAGAATACAACATGAACAAAGTTGAGGTCACAACGGTGAAACCAAGAACATTggtaaaatgtgtatataattgGAGTTTAACTGCAttccttaaaataaaatgaaacgtGTGAATAAATAAGTTTACATGTACAATggataatgtataaaatacaatcagATGTCAATGTGTCtgttacaaaataaatcataattagaaCTTCAATCTTTAACAATTTTTTCTGACATAATgagtttattttagttaataatgtCATAAACCATGAAACGACTTTACTgtcttaatattgtatttgacaataatataatataatatatgcatcgcataatattaattacataccTGCGAAGTCTTAAGGCCCTAGTTGTCTGAGTTAGGGCAGCAAATATCCAACAGACAATTCCAGAATCTAAAGCAGCTAATGGCAATTCAACTAATAAAATCTCTGCACTCATATTACTTGACAATCGAAAATAGGATTCCATTAATGACATTGCTAGATATAAAGAACTGACTCCTAAAACCTTTGGTAACAATGGACCTAATCTGGgcctaaataataacatatttttataaatttaaaaatgactataataaatcattattttaccaaatactTACTTGACAATACCAAACCCTAAGCTTACTATGATAACCAAAGTCCGCGCAAGTGTTCTTTTTAAACAAGAAATCACTTCAGCCATGGTCATTActccataaatattatctaaatgtcCAGTAAGGTTCAATTCATGATATTCAGCATAAAAGGCAGCTTTTTCAACCATTCCTGAAATGTAATAGTTGGTAAATTTCTGTATATTTTGGATTGATAATTACTGCAATTATTTACCTAGAAGAATGACAGCTCCAATCCAAAACTGTATTTGAAGCAAATCCCTCCattgcataaataataaaaccagcCAGGTTATaccaaaaaatatgtaaacgaAACACATGAAGCCGTAAAACTAAAAGAATGTTagatttgaataaaattgtattcatgtacattgtacaatgtattttgttaaaattaattacatgtaACAATGGCCAATTTGTAGCTGATAAATAGCCATGTGGTCCTTTCATTGAAATTTCTATATTGGCAGTAAATTTGTCATCACTTTGAACATATCTGTTATCTTGTTTAACTGTTGCTGTTAGTAAGTACACTCCATCTGTTAATACTGTATAAACTCGATGATTGGATCTctatttgtgaaataaaataaaatgtttcttcacagtaaaaataaatagatattatctaaatcttttaaataattaggcaaattatacttatttcaaaataaaatcatgttttaaatatataatagtcatAGTTatatcacaataaattattacattaaacaaGTATAGTTCGAAACAACacattatcaaaaacaaaatgtctatAGTCTTCACATAGAAGTGAATTTATATAATCTGAACATTGAAATACAGATATGTattatcttgttttaaattgatgatgagtttaataatttagttcacataaaaattgtgaatattctcaatatatgtattttaaatgacttatagtataatatgttttattttatagctcatgctatataattatctatagaactatatattttaatttaagctgATAAAAATCACTTACTTGTAGtgctttattattagttttattagtttCATACAACGATAAATCAtcctacaataaaaaaaaaaaatggtataaattatttactgaaatataatttttataacaagtATAAATACCAAATCTACTCCACTGGCACACGAGTATATTTTTTCTCCAGAATTCACATGGTTCATGTATGTATTATTGGTATTAACGTCATTATTAATATCTTCTATTTGGAGTTGTTTTATGAGctaaaattatttccaaatataagtaataaattattactaataaccattgatgatattaaataaaaaaagagaaCTTACTCCGGGGCCAAGGTTTAAGTAATCATTCCAACACTGAGGTTCTGTCAGGATCCAACCGACAGAGACATTGTACAAATCGCTACAACTGACTgtaatacaaatcaaaattagaaaatttgtTTATCATACTACAGTAACAtcaatatatgaataaatttacttttaattgatatttcagTGCCTTTAAATAGGCTGCCGAcacaatattgtacaaaattgtcctgaaaaaattaaaattaaattaaatatatcgtCAAACTTTATGAATTGCCGAATACGTTGGCATAGTAAACACCTCACATTGTCCATAATGGAGGACCATGATCCTTCACCAGGTCTCACAGCGTGACACGTAAACGCTAAGAAAGTACAATACAAAAAGTGAATCAGGACATTTGACAACAttgaaaaaatgtcaaataaaattttataatagcaattcgtattaattgaaataaaataaattgttcactACGTTCGTAAAAGCAATAAATTCGCATTCAATattctaaaatgttttaaaatgttataatgtaaataaatgtatatcttATCACTGTCGAGTGTTGATACTTATTCATTGATAGCGATGTTTTATCTTAACAACATATTAACCAATAGAGGTTCAGGACATTTCCCaccatatatttgaaaaaaaactcaaaattaatagtattgattgaaatttgaaattattaaaactcaGATAATgatcttacctttaagtttgataattggTGAGTccctaaaatatccaaatttttgTACTACACACATAGTCCCACATCggtcaaatctaaattatttctagATAAACACTTAAAACACTAGTATACCGCTCACTACTaagctgataataataaaaatagctactctcaataacaatgaatagtttataataataactatatgataAGAGTATATGacgtaacaacacaaaatattgtttactgtgtgtctgtgtagaACAGTGGTTCTTAACCTTTTTAGAACCACGGAAcacttataattgtataagatttTTGCGGAGCACTATAGgtcgtaaaataaaacaatatttacattttttttttttaataaaattacatatataatgATACTCGTATTTagtcaatgaaataatttaataaaattggtaaattatataaaataaatacaattttcaaagaaatttttaaattatttaatgtgataTTTGGGCCTAATGTTTGTtgcatatattttcaatatttggtCTCATATGTGAAAGTGCTACTCTCATTTCCTCTTCTATATTAGTTAGCCTTTCACGTTTTTTTgtcttaatatttgttaatgttGAAAATCCATGCTTGCATAAGtatgaagttgaaaattgtaataaaattctAATCgatttttcagaaatatttttaaactctgTTTGGATAGAAATCCAAAATTCTTCAACTGTTATTtcggtaaatttaattttgagtgtACGATCAGTTGACAACGTAATAAATTCCTCCCCTTCTTGTAACATGAActcataaattaatgtattgattgtaGAAAATGGATTACTTATTTTAGATTACTACTCTAACTAATTCATATTCGAACGCAATAGATAAATAGTGAGACGCTTGTGTCGCCGCGGCCGCGTTATCAcctattttcttataatttcactgatttttgatatttttgaaaatttatcttTTTACACGATTTTGACCATTTTCGCCCCCTTTTATATTTGATTCGCGTAGCTCGAGATCCCTCGAAGCCGCCAGTGTACGGTTTATATTCGTGCGCCGTCCGTAGCGTTCGCAAAGTCGATCGGAAAATGTGCTCCCGGCCGgactttttttcgttttcttcaTCCGTTTTGTCTTTTTGCACGCCGTTCGTGCCCGAATCCCACAGTAAACGTCTTTTAAAAGCCTTTAATagcttataatatgtattatattggttaatatattatgtatctatatgttatttattttataatttaattataataattgttcattgttatattaaaatacatattatatttgtttgtatatgtAGATTgtatatagtttgtatttttcgtaaattatttcgaatgttgtgtGATAGGGGGGTTTTCACACccggaatttaaaaaaatccaactcttataaaaacattttattgcgTCATTTTGTGATCTGTTCTTTCTGGATTAGTCCTAATCGTTATCCAAGTATACACAGAGTGATTCACagcatattaataaaatgttattttaatacagaAATACCATTGTAGACAAGCATCCtctttaacataatttttgatatGAGTAATTTAACTAAGtattatttaatctttattattattattatacaatattgta contains:
- the LOC132952439 gene encoding uncharacterized protein LOC132952439 isoform X2, translated to MQTATLRPDVRIAADPVSTPEKFRSGHCHLELTPVWQYVIKKNRFPANVDRQEVFAELAVRLQHPEWQVRLHGSRVLAYVVPAVGPQLDALMSPTILPAVITNLAHFSPALRSSSMDAILVYVQHSADPEFVLKSMIVQGLDVSGAKSSLTVNVMECVPVVLQQIVKRNGERPIAIPTFVHLVTALSNKMVQATFQQAAVYCLDRVKEIVGRNKFDHYLETFHPIIKKDFEVLCEVYRISSSSGRDSSISSYDDEDDVETPKTPRRVTFGGELIKIRSPDVSDDPEVIKSTGIPIPIKPALSVPKHPKDEVENMTIKLPLSRQRNYKNMKMDKTFKNFESSMRTTFSMTVVPETSRQEHNNRKISDIDYDIRRTPIRRAESPGGGIKSSDEEYDARRQTPANHTPSNIPVENPGGSAILGTRLVDPDDRLLPQQQQVISDQKKSPTQSEMNDFDTDLVKPASVKQQCSTAGAEVQPQNDKKPVAEVKPTKSVVQPPAPPAAPTVERRRSVGMNLKKRPSEIRPNLTPFNEPQRALHLVSTQINSPEWEAAVTGLQNISRLSMFHSKELRPGSLQPFARNVAKHIKCLRSQVARAACTAAQKMFTYVPKSMEPDVEEIASALFPRTADTNKFLRVQSAEALNAMVDNVNPVKCVHVITAKGIKHGNRMVRAEACRLLARVVDKLGVSGTLHLPTDARDAVITAATSMVFDNTPTSRQAAQHILTRLSEDPRGAALISSAASPNVKATLNKSLSRIFLK
- the LOC132952439 gene encoding uncharacterized protein LOC132952439 isoform X1, encoding MQTATLRPDVRIAADPVSTPEKFRSGHCHLELTPVWQYVIKKNRFPANVDRQEVFAELAVRLQHPEWQVRLHGSRVLAYVVPAVGPQLDALMSPTILPAVITNLAHFSPALRSSSMDAILVYVQHSADPEFVLKSMIVQGLDVSGAKSSLTVNVMECVPVVLQQIVKRNGERPIAIPTFVHLVTALSNKMVQATFQQAAVYCLDRVKEIVGRNKFDHYLETFHPIIKKDFEVLCEVYRISSSSGRDSSISSYDDEDDVETPKTPRRVTFGGELIKIRSPDVSDDPEVIKSTGIPIPIKPALSVPKHPKDEVENMTIKLPLSRQTQFRSSGNYLYQKRVINQVRPNTLPPLRHSNFKQFSSARVGPLLGTTFRRKLDDRISLNKGFFSPHAILCTGRTNDSFDRNYKNMKMDKTFKNFESSMRTTFSMTVVPETSRQEHNNRKISDIDYDIRRTPIRRAESPGGGIKSSDEEYDARRQTPANHTPSNIPVENPGGSAILGTRLVDPDDRLLPQQQQVISDQKKSPTQSEMNDFDTDLVKPASVKQQCSTAGAEVQPQNDKKPVAEVKPTKSVVQPPAPPAAPTVERRRSVGMNLKKRPSEIRPNLTPFNEPQRALHLVSTQINSPEWEAAVTGLQNISRLSMFHSKELRPGSLQPFARNVAKHIKCLRSQVARAACTAAQKMFTYVPKSMEPDVEEIASALFPRTADTNKFLRVQSAEALNAMVDNVNPVKCVHVITAKGIKHGNRMVRAEACRLLARVVDKLGVSGTLHLPTDARDAVITAATSMVFDNTPTSRQAAQHILTRLSEDPRGAALISSAASPNVKATLNKSLSRIFLK